DNA sequence from the Stenotrophomonas sp. 24(2023) genome:
CCCACCAGCACGTTCTGGCGGGCGCGTTGCTGCGGATCACCCAGCGTTTCATCGGCACCCACGCCCGGGGCCAGGCGCACGATCCATGGCCACACCGCCAGCTCGCTATCCGCTGGCACAGCGATGCTGGCGTGGAAATAGCTGGGGCCGTGTTCGCCGGTTACCTGCTCTGCTACTTCCAGGGTGGTCGAGTGCCCGCCGTCCGTGGTTGCCGGCTGCACCCGCACGCACCACACGCGATCGCGCGTGCAGAACTGCAGCCGTGCCTCACCCTGGCCCCGGTCATCGAGCACCTGGCCCAGCGGCTCCACGACATTGCCGGCGGCATCGCGCTGCTGCGGCAGCACCGACGGCTGCGCCGATGCCAGCAACGGCAGGGCCAGCAACGCGACGTAGCCCGCTGTGCAGGAAACTGTCTTGAACATCCGGGCAACTCCTGCGCCATCGGCGCCATCCATGCGATGGCACCCATCGTAGCGCAGGCCCGGCGCGACCGGCTCAGGTGCAGTCGCAGCCGCCCCAGTCCCGGGCTTTCGAGGTCTGCCCGATGCCGGGGTTGAAGGTGTTGCTCGGGTCCAGTTGCCGGTAGAAGCCTGCCAGCGCCGGCTTGGCCGGGTACAGGTGGCCGACATTGTGTTCGGCCGGATACTCCGCGCCACGCCCGTCCAGCAGGGCCCACATGGCATGTTCAATCGCCATGGGATCCTCGCCCTTGCGGGCGATGTAATCCTGGTGGAACACATGGCAGAGGAAATGCCCGTAGTACAGCTTGTGCAGCAGGCGACCATCGATGTCGGCCGGCAGGGTCTCGAACCAGTCGGCATCATCCCGGCGCAGGGCGATGTCCAGGGCCACGATGTCCTGCACCTGGTCGCGGTGCACTTCGCGGTAGCGCACGGCGGCACCGGCCACCGCGAACCGGTGCAGGAAGGCCTTGCGCCCTTCCTCGGCGGTGCAGCGGAAGAAGCCACCTTCGTGGTCGGCGAAACAGCGGTGCAGCCAGGCTTCGGTTTCCGCAGCGTCCTGCGCCGATACCTTCAAAAGCAGGTGGTGTTCATAACGCTGCCGGTACTCGCCCATCCGCACTGGAAGGTGCGGCGGCAGCAGGCCCACCAACGCCTGCATCACCCGGTCGGTCACTCCGCGCAGGCCGAGCCGTTCACACCAGCCGTCGATGCGGCTCTTGAACGCGAACGCCGCCGGCACCCGCGCGGTACCCAGGCGGTCGATCAGCAGGAAGGTGTCCTTGCCGTAGCGCTCGCCGATGTCATACGCATCGCGGTGGATGTACTCCCCGGAAATGGGCAGGCGTTCGAAACCGGTCAGCAGCTGGCGACGGATCGCGGTCAGGGTGGCTGTCTGGTTGCTGCCGATGTAGAAGACCTCGGCCGGCTCTTTCTCGAAGGTATCCAGGCGCACCGCGAACACCGCCAGCTTGCCGGCGGAACCGGCCGCTTCGAAATGGCGGCTGGCATCGGCATTGAAGCGCGCGGGCGTGGCCGCATCCACCTGGCGCACCTGCGCGCCGTAATGGGCATCGGAGGCAGCGCGGCCACCGCCATCGCCGACGTCGGCAGCGGTGTAGTCACCCGCCTGCAGTCGTTGCAGGATCTGCTCGGGGGTGTGCCCCAGCGCGATGCCCAGGTGGTTGACCAGCTGCAGCTGGCCCTGCGCATCCACCTGCGCGAACAGCGCCAGTTCGGTATAGGCCGGACCACGGCGCACCAGCGCCCCGCCGGAATTGTTGCAGACCCCGCCCAGCACCGAGGCGCCGATGCAGGATGAGCCGATCACCGAATGCGGTTCGCGGCCGAGCGGTGCCAGCGTCTGCTCCAGGCGGTCCAGGGTGGCGCCGGGCAGGCAGACCACCTGGCGGCCGCCGTCGAGCAGCTGGATGCCGGCCAGCCGCAACGTGCTGACCAGCACGACCGGACGGCCGTAGTCATCGCCATCGGGCGTGGAGCCACCGGTCAGGCCGGTATTGGCCGCCTGCAGGATGATGGCCGCCCCACCCTGCACGGCGGCCTGCAGCACCTGCCACAACGCCAGCAGCGTGCCGGGGCGGACCACCGCCAGCACCGGGCCATCACCGAAGCGGTAGCCCTTGCGGAAGCGCCGGGTCGCCTTGTCACCGGTCAGCACGTGGCGCTGGCCGACGGCCGCGCGCAGCTGGGCCAGCACCACCGCGTGCTCGCTCATGGCAGGCTGGCCAGCGAATCGCGGCCGATGTCGGCGATGCGGCGCGCACCGGTCAGCGTCATCGCCACGCGCATTTCCCTGGCGATCAGGTCCAGCAGGTTGGCCACGCCCGCTTCCCCCTGCGCGGCCAGCGCATAGATGAAGGCACGGCCGAGCAGCACGGTGTCGGCGCCCAGCGCCAGCATGCGCACCACATCCAGGCCGGTGCGGATGCCCGAATCGACGAGAATCTTCAGCTCGCCCCGCACCGCATCGGCAATGGCCGGCAGCGCGCGGGCGGTGGACAGCACGCCATCGAGCTGGCGGCCACCGTGGTTGGAGACCACGATGCCATCGGCACCGAAGCTGACGGCATCGCGTGCGTCGTCCGGGTCGAGGATGCCCTTGATTACCATCGGGCCCTTCCAGAATTCACGGATCCACTCCAGGTCTTTCCAGGAAATGGACGGATCGAAGTTGCTGCCCAGCCAGCCGATATAGTCCTCCAGCCCGGTCGGATGACCGCGGTAGGTGGAGATGTTGCCCAGATCGTGCGGGCGGCCGAACAGGCCGACATCCCAGGCCCAGCGGGGATGGGTGATGGCCTGCAGCAGCCGTCGCACTGCCGCGTTGGGGCCGCTCATGCCCGAATGCGCGTCACGGTAACGGGCACCCGGCACCGGCATGTCCACGGTGAACACCAGGGTGGATACCCCGGCCGCCTGCGCCCGTTCCAGCGCATTGCGCATGAAGCCGCGGTCACGCAGCACGTACAGCTGGAACCACATCGGCCGCGTGATGGCTGGCGCGACCTCCTCGATCGGGCAGACCGACACGGTGGACAGGGTAAAAGGAATGCCGCGGCTGTCGGCGGCACGCGCGGCCTGTACCTCGCCCCGGCGCGCATACATGCCGGTCAGGCCGACCGGCCCCAGCGCGACCGGCAGTGCCAGGGTCTGGCCGAACAGTTCGGTGTCCAGGCTCAGGTCGGCCATGTTGCGCAGCACGCGTTGGCGCAGGGCGATATCAGCCAGGTCCGATACGTTGCGCTTGAGCGTGTGCTCGGCATACGCGCCGCCATCGATGTAGTGGAACAGGAACGGCGGCAGGCGACGTTCGGCGGCGGCGCGGTAGTCGGTGGAAGCGGAGATGATCATGGGGGTGGCCCGTGGGGCAACGTCAGTCGGGGGAGGACGGCAGGCGTGAAGCGCGGGCGCGCCGGGCCGCGTTGTCGTCGAGCGTACGCAACGCGGTATGTACGAACGCCAGGTGCGCATGGGCCGCCGCACGGGCGCGCTCAGGGTCACCGGCCAGCACCGCTTCCATCATCGCGCGGTGCTGCTCGGACAGCGGCGCGAAGGTGCTGGCCGAGGTGAACAGCTTTTCGCGGCTCTGCGAGATGTTGGTCTGCAGCAGCCCGAACAGGCCACGCATGACCTGCAGCAGCACCAGGTTGTGCGCCGCTTCGGCAATGGACAGGTGGAAGGCCGCATCGGCCTGCGCTTCTCCCGCCGGGTCGTCCTTGCCATGCGCGTCCATCATGGTCTGGAAGGCCTGTGCGATGCGGGCACGGTCCTCGTCGGTGGCGCGCAGCGCCGCATGCCAGGCCGTGGCGCCTTCCAGCGCATGGCGGATTTCAAGCACGTCGAAACGGTACTCCGGGTCGCCCTGGAAGACCGGCAGGTACGCCGCCAGCGGTTCGTGCAATGCCTGCTGCGCACGCAGGGCCGGCCCCGCCACGTAAGTCCCACCGCCCACGCGCGCGGCCAGCAGGCCCTGGCTGGCCAGCTGTGCGATGGCCTCGCGCAGCACCGTGCGCGACACCCCCAGCTGCACCGCCAGCACCCGTTCGGCCGGCAGGCGCTCGCCCGGCTGCAGTTGCTGTTCGTCCACCAGCCCGCGCAGCTGCACAGCCACCCGGTCGGACAGTCGTTGTGTACTCATGGTGCCCTTACCGCCAGATCGTGCCGGCGACAGCAGACAGAGGTTGCCAGGACTGCATGCAGCGCTCTCGATGGGAGAAACATTTTGGTACGACCAATATGGGAATTGTACAGGCCAGACAAGATGGATTGATCCTGGCCCAGCGCGGGAGCCCATTTAATCATGGATTGACGCACTATTATTGGTAATACCAATATTATCGATAGCGTGCGCTCCCTACAGCCGCTTCTCGACCCGCCTGATGGCCGCCAGCACCAGTACGCACAGCACACTTACCCCCAGGGCGATCACATACTTGCCGATGCCCACGGCGATGCCGATCGCTGCGGCCATCACCAGCGAACTGGCGGTGGTCAGGCCGCTGACCTGGTCCTCGCGCGAACCACGCAGGATGGTACCGGCGGCAACGAAGCCCACACACGCCACCACCGCCTCGATCAGGCGCACCGGATCGACCTGCAGCAGGTCGCGGTAGCGCTCCTGCTGGAAATGCTCGGCCACCGAATCGCCGAGGCCGACGATCAGCGCCGCCGCGCCGGCAATCAGCATGTGCGTGCGCAGGCCTGCGGCATGCTTGCCCATCTCACGCTCGATACCGAGCACGCCGCCGAACAGCATGGCAGCCGCCACGCGCAGCAGGATCGAGACATCCTGGGTGAGTTCCATGGCCGCCTCCCGGGGTTTTCCGGAGCGTTGCGCGGCGGCCGTGGGGTGGCAGTGAAGATGACGGCGCTTTGCCTTCACATCCGGCGTTGTCTGGGCGCGGGGTTCATCCACGCATGGCGTGGATCTACAACGGCTCCAAGGGGCATCCACGCGTGGCGTGGATCTACAACGGCCATTGCCCGGTGCGACCGGCCATCACCGCGTCATTGCGCCAGGTAGCCACCATCGATGGCGTAGTACGTACCAGTGGCGAAGGACGCGGCATCACTGGCCAGCCAGGCCACCAGCGCAGCCACTTCATCGGCGGTGCCCAGGCGCTTGAGCGCGTGCTTGCCTTCCAGCGTGGCGCGCACCTTGGCGTCCATCTTTTCCAGCAGCGGCGTGTTGATGAAGCCCGGCCCCACTGCATTGATGCGGATGTTGTCGCCGGCATGTTCCCATGCCGCGGTCTGGGTCAGGCCGACCACGCCGTGCTTGGCCGCCACGTAGGCCACCGAGCCGGCATAGCCCACCTGGCCGAGGATGGAGGCCATGTTGATGATGCTGCCGCCCTTGCCGGCGGCGCGCATGGCCTGGATCTGCGCGCGCTGGCACAGGAATACGCTGGTCAGGTTCACGTCGATCACCCGCTTCCAGCCCTCGACGGGGTAATCGCCGCTCTTCTCCGCCGGGCCGCCGATGCCCGCATTGTTGACGGCGATATCGACGCCCCCCAGTTCCTCCACGGTGCGCCTCACGGCCGCCGCCACCGCCGCCTCATCGGTCACGTCCAGCGCGATGCCGATGGCCTTGCCGCCCAATGCGGCCACCGTGGCATCGACCGCGTCCTGCTTCAGGTCCCATACCGACAGGGCCGCACCGGACGCTGCCAAGGCCTGCGCCACGGCCAGGCCGATGCCGGATACACCGCCGGTCACGATGGCGACCTTGCCGTTGAGCTGGTAATCGATCATCACTGTTCTCCACGTGGGGGTAATCGGTGCGGACCGTGCCGCAGGCCTTCAACCCTACGCGCAGCGGTGTCGTGCACGCGTTACGGCATTTCAATGCCGGGCCACCGCAACCGAGCTTCCCATCGCTGCAACGTCGGTGTCCCTATGCTGGGTACAGGGCCTGCTGCCCGCCCCTATCGCCAACCTGGACTTTCGATGAGCACCGATTCAGACGTGCTGTTCACCCCGACCCGCTTGGGCAGCATCGCCCTGGCCAACCGCATCGCCATGGCACCGCTGACCCGCAACCGTGCGTTGCCGGACCGCGTGCCCACGCCCCTGGCGGCGACCTACTATGGCCAACGCGCCAGTGCCGGCCTGCTGATTGCCGAAGCCACCCAGATCAGTCCGCTTGGCCAGGGCTACCTGGACACCCCGGGCATCTACAGTGCCGCGCAGGTGACGGCATGGAAGACGATCACCGATGCCGTGCATGCGCGTGGCGGCAAAATCGTCCTGCAGCTGTGGCATGTCGGCCGCATCTCCCATACCAGCCTGCTGCCCGAAGGTGAAGTGCCGGTGGCCCCCAGTGCGATCCGCGCTGACAGCAAGACCTTCACCGCCAACGGCTTCGAGGATGTCTCGGCGCCGCGTGCATTGGCGCTGGAAGAGATTCCCGCGCTGATCGAGGACTACCGCCAGGCCGCGCGCAACGCCATCACCGCTGGTTTTGATGGCGTGGAAGTGCATGCGGCCAACGGCTACCTGATCGACCAGTTCCTGCGTGATGGCAGCAACCACCGCGACGACGCCTATGGTGGCAGCATCGAAAACCGCACGCGCCTGCTGTTCGAGGTGGTCAGCGCGGTTGCCGAAGCGATCGGCCCGGCCCGCACCGGCGTGCGCCTGTCCCCGGTCACGCCGGTCAACGATGCGCATGACAGCAACCCGCAGCCGTTGTTCGAGCGTGCGGTGGAGCGCCTGGACAGCATCGACGGGCTGGCCTTCATCCATGTGATCGAAGGTGCCACCGGCGGCGACCGCGACAACCTGCCCTTCGACTATGCGGCATTGCGCGCGCGCTTCCGCGGTGGCTGGATCGCCAACAACGGCTACGACAAGGCCAGTGCGGCGGCGGCGGTCACCGCCGGCAACGCCGATGTGATCGCCTTCGGCCGGCCCTTCATCTCCAACCCGGACCTGGTCGAGCGCCTGCGCACGGATGCCCCGCTGGCCGCGCTCGACCCGCAGACCCTGTATGGCGGCGGCGAGCACGGCTACATCGATTACCCTCCCCTGGGCTGAACCCGGCCACGCGGCCCGCCGCTTCGGTGGCGGGCCGCGCTAGAATGCCCGCGCCAGCTTCCGCCAGCACGACTCCTTACCTGTCGAGTGCTGAGTGATGTCCCGATATTTCACCTTTGCCGATTACCGCCGTTTCGGCCTGCGCCACGGCTATGACTACCGTGCCGATCCGCGCGACCTGCGCGATGACCAGTGGGTTGGCCGCGGCGAACTGCATGAACAGATCCTGCGCGGCGGCCTGAGCCTGGTGGCCACCGATGTGCACAACCGCATCGGTTATACCGCCACGGCCGAGGAGCGCCCCGGCCTGTCGATCCGCATGATGCTCGATGGCCAGGTGGACGTGCACGCGCCGCGCCGCCCGCACTTCACCCTGCGCGCCGGCACCGCCATGACGTCCCACCACCGCGAGCCGGTGGCCATGCGCGGCGTGCACCCGGCCAGCATGCGCCTGCGCGGAGTGAGCCTGATGGTACCGGCCGACCTGGATCCGGCCATCCATGGCTGCCCGGAACTGCAGCAGGCCCTGCGGGACGAGCAGGCCCGCTGCCGGCACTGGGCCATTCCGCACACGCTGCTGCCCAGCCTGTCACAACTGTTCGACAGCCCCTGGCAGGGCAACCTGGATGCCTTGTGGCGCGAAGGGCTGGCGCTGCAGATCCTGTCGATCGGCCTGCAGGCCGACGACCTGGACACCCGCGTGCGTTGCCTGCGCGCCGGCCAGCAGGCCCGGCTGGACCGCGTGCGCGATTACCTGCAGGCCGCGCCCGGCCATGACCACAGCCTGGCCGAACTGGCCGGCATCGCCTGCATGAGTGCCAGTGCGTTGCGCCGGCTGTTCGTGCAGCAGTATGGCTGTTCGGTGTTCGACTACCTGCACGAACAGCGCATGCACCATGCCGAGCGCGGCCTGCGCGAAGACGGCTGGAGCGTGGAGCAGGCCGCGGCGGCCTGTGGCTACCGCCACCCGAGCAATTTCGCCGCCGCGTTCCGCAAGCGTTTCGGGCTGGTGCCCAGCCGCTGGCGGACCGGGCCATCGAAGGTCGGGTGAACGGCGGCCGGGCATGGCCCGGCACCACCGTCAACCTCAGTACACCGGCAGGTCGATGTAGCTGGCCTGCGCGGCGCTGTGCCAGACCCGCTGCGTGGCCTTCTGGTAATCCCCCGGCTTGGCCAGGTAGATGTTCGGCACGTAGGTCTGCGGATTGCGGTCGTACAGCGGGAACAGGCTGGACTGCACCTGCACCATCACCCGGTGGCCCTTCTGGAAGGTGTGGTTGGCATTGGGCAGGTCGAACCGGTATGGCAGCACCTGGTTGGCCGCCAGCGGCCTGGGATCACTGAAGCTCTCACGATAGCGGCCACGGAAGATCGCCAGCGAGACCGGCAGCTCGTAACCGCCCATCTCCGGCGTCGAGGCCTCCTGGTCCGGGTAGACATCGATCAGCTTGACCACCCAGTCACTGTCGGTACCGCTGGTCGATGCCTGCAGGTGCACCACCGGGGCACCGCCGATGCGCAGCGGCGCGGTCAACGGCTCGGTGATGAAGGTCAGCACATCCGGGCGGCCATCGACGAAGCGCTGATCCTTCACCAGCCAGGTCGTCCACATGTCACGGTCGGCGAAGCGCACCGGGCGCGGCACGAACGGCACCGGCTTGGCCGGGTCGGACACGTATTCCTCGTAGTCGCCCTCACCGGCGGCCGGCGCCTGGAAGGCCAGCTTGCCGCCGGCGCGCAGGTACAGCGGCTTGCTGCTGGCGGTGCAGCCCTTGTCGCAGCTGCGTGGCCAGCCCTGCAGGCGGTCCCAGTGGTTTTCGCCGGTGTTGTAGATCAGCACCGGCGGCGTGTCGGCCTTGGGCGCACCGTCCACCAGGTACTGGTCGAAGAACGGCTTGAGCACATCACGACGGAACTGCAGCGCGGTATCGCCATCGAACTTCAGCGCGCCCAGCTGGGCGCCGTCATAGTTGACCTGGCTGTGCCGCCACGGGCCCATCACCAGGTAGTTGAGCGTGTTGCCGGTATCGCGGCCTTCCATCGCATGGTAGGCATGGTTGGCACCCCACATGTCTTCCTGGTCCCACAGGCCCTGCAGCCACATGGTCGGCACTTTCAATGGTGTCTTCGCCATTTCCGCATCCAGCGCCTGGCCCTGCCAGAACGCATCGTAGGCCGGGTGCTGCACCAGCTTCTTCCACCAGGTCAGCTGGTCCACGCCGGTGAAACGGGCGTAGTCACCGGCCGAGCCGATGCGCAGGAAGGTGCTGTAGTCGTCGTAGCCCAGGCTGGGCAGCGGTGTGCCCTTGCCGCGCTTTTCGGTCTGCATGGCGAAGTAGTTGAAGTTGACCTGGCGGAAGGCGCCGTAGTTGAGCCAGTCATCGCCCATCCAGCCATCGACCATCGGGCTCTGCGGCGCGGCCACCTTCAAGGCCGGGTGCGGGTTGGTCAGCGCCATCACCACCGTGAAGCCCTCGTAGGACGAGCCCAGCATGCCGACCTTGCCATTGCTTTCCGGCACATGCTTGACCAGCCAGTCGATGGTGTCCCAGGCATCGGTGGCATGGTCGACCTGGGTGGTGTTCAACGGCCCGCGCAGCGGCCGGGTCATCACGTAATCGCCTTCCGAGCCGTACTTGCCGCGGATGTCCTGGAACACGCGGATGTAGCCCCCATCGACGAAGACCTCATCGCCCTGCGGCAGCAGGTCGCGCATGCGTGGCGAATCGGTGCGCGCGGCGCGGCTGGCGGCGTCGTACGGCGTGCGGGTCAGCAGGATGGGGGCATTGCGGGCCCCCTTGGGCACCACGATGACCGTGTACAGCTTCGTGCCATCGCGCATCGGCACCATCACCACGCGCTTGTCGTAGTCGCGACCGATGTCCGGGGCGACGAACGGCTTGCCACTGATGTCCGGCGTCATCGGCGGGGTATCGGCAGCGAACAGTGGGCCGGACAGGGTCAGGGCGATCGCAAGGGCAACGGCACGCACACGCATGGGGTTCAGCTCCCGGCAGGAAAGCCCCAAGCCTACTCCTGCCTGCGCCTGGGGTGTGTGCCGAAGCGTTGTGTTACGGGGGGAAAACAGCACGACTGATGGCACATGTGCTGCGCTGGGCCGGCAGCACCGGGCACGGTCCGGCGCCCTCACATCAGGCCACCGGCACCTCGTGTAGGGCCAGCCAGCGCCAGCGGCCGCCGTCCTGCCGCAGCACCGCCAGCGACTCGCGCCACACCGGCGCGGTGGTGGCGAGCGCATGCCCTTCGCGATAGCGCAGCACCGCCAGCGGCGCCGATGCTTCCACCACCTGCACGGCCTCGATGGCAATGCACAGGCCAGGACGGGCGCCGTGGCCGCCCACGAACAACGCCTGCACCGCCAGCCGGTCAAGCCGGCGCCCGGCAACGCCGACCATGCTGAAATCCGCGCAGAAGTGCGCCATCAGATCTTCCAGCGCATCGGCCTCCACCTCGGCGCGGAACCAGGCCTGCAGTTTGTCGTGCAGCACGTGGATTTCATGTTCAGCCGTGTGTTCCATCAAGCATTCTCCGGTCGCGGAAGGGTGAGGGGCTGCGATGAGCGCAACAGCACCATCGGCAGCAGGGTAAGTACCGCCGCCAGGCCCAGCGCCACACCCGTGGCCCGGGTCGGCAGCCAGTGCACCGCCAGCGCCAGCAGCAGCGCAATCGCAGCCGTGCCGAGGCAGAAACTGAGCTGGCGGTTGAGGTTCCACAGTGCGCTGGCGTCGCCCAGTGCTTCGCCCTCGACGCCATGGAAGGCCAACGTCTGTGCGGTACTGCTGCACAGGCTGCCGCCCGCCCCCATCAGCGCGAACAACAGCCCGGCCAGCGCAAATACCGGCTGCGGCAGCAGTGCCATCGACAGCAGGCCGCTGGCCTGCAGCAGCATGCCGGTGCGCAGCACCGTGGCCGGGCCGAAGCGGGCCAGCAGGCGTTTGCTGGCGGCAATCGCCATTGCCGACGCCAGCGCCCAAGGCAGCATCAGCGCGCCGATGCGGGCCGCGCTGTAACCGGCCTGGTGCAACTGCAGGGTGCTGACCAGCTGGCTGCCGATGAACACGCCCGGCACCGCCAGATACACCAGCATCGCCAGGCGCAGGCCCCGATGGGACAGCAGCGACCAGCGCAGCAACGGTTGCGCCTGGCGGCGCACGTCCCGCAGGTGCGCAACCGCCAGCAGCAGCGCGACCAGCAGCAACACAGCGCCCGCGCTGCGATGGCCGGATTCGCCCAGCCAGGTCAACGCCAGCAGCAGCGCGCCCAGTGCAAGCATCGCGGTGGACAGCGCATAGGCCTGCAGGCGTGGCGCATCACGCGTGCCATCGGCAGGCATCCAGGCCAGCACCAGCCCCGTCGCCACCACCGCCAGTGGCAGGCTGGCCCAGAGCACGCCGCGCCAGGACAACCATTGCACCAGCAGGCCGCCCAGCGCAGGCGCCAGGGCCGGCACCAGCAGCGCCACCAGCAGCGCCACCAGCAGGATGCGCCGGGTCAGTGCCCCCCGCTGGTCGGGCGTGCACTGACGGTAGGCCGCCGCCTGCGCGACAGGGATCAGCAGGCCACCGGCCAGGCCCTGCAGCAAGCGCCAGCCCAGCAGCCAGCCGATACCCGGCGCGGCGCCTGCCAGCACGGCGGCGACCGCGAACAACAGCAACGCAACCAGCAGCAGGCGACACTCGCCGCAGCGCGCGGCCAGCCACGGCGCCAGCGGAATCACCACGCTCAGGCCCAGCATGTAGGCAGTGCCGACCCAGGCCAGAGTGCCGATGTCGGCGTGCAGGTCCGCCGCCAGCGCCGGATAGGCGACCGTGGCGATGAACATGTTGACCAGGTCCAAGGCGAACACCAGCAGGAAGATCGCCTCATGACGCAGGCGGAGGGATGGCATCGGCGGTGCTCCAGCAGGGAAGCGGCCAGCATGCCTTTCACACCCTGTTGGAAAAACACGACAGCAGCTGCAACACTGTCAAATCTTTTTTGACAATGAATCATCATGGTCAGCCTGGATCGCTTCGATGTTTTCCGTGCCGTGGTCGAGGCCGGCAGCCTGACCGCCGCCGCCGATCGCCTTGGCCTGAGCCGCGCGGTGGTCAGCTTCAACCTGAAGCGGCTGGAGCAGGAACTGGGCGTGCCCCTGCTGCTGCGCAGTACCCGTCACCTGGCCCTGACCGAAGCCGGCGAGCAGTTCCTGCAGCACTGCGTACAGGCGCTGGACGCCGCACAGGCAGCGATCGATGCCGCGCGCCGTGACCAGCACCAGCTGCAGGGCGTGCTGCGCCTGACCACCACGCCGGAGTACGCGCAGCTGCGCCTGATTCCGGCGCTGGAGGCATTTCGTGCGCGGCATCCGGCCCTGCTGCTTCACCTGTCGACGTCACCCGCGCCAGCCGACCTGATTCCCGAGCGGTTCGACCTGGCCATCCGCCTGGGCCGCCTGCCGGATTCGGGCCTGCATGCCAGCGAGCTTGAACAGCACCCGCTGTGTGCGGTGGCCGCACCATCGCTGCTGGCCCGGCTGCCTTCGGCAGACGCCGCCGATGATCCGGTGCAGCTGGGCACCCTGCCCCGCCTCGGCTACCCGCGCCTGGCCGATGTGCCGGTGGTCGCACCCGACGGCAGCGATGCCCTGTTCGCCACCAACCCGGGCAATGCCGTCGTGCGCGTGGATGGGGCCAGCAGCCTGCGCGCCTTCGCCCTGGCAGGCGCCGGGGTCACCGTGCTGCCGCGCTGGCTGATCGAGGAGGATCTGGCCCACGGTCGCCTGCGGCCGGTGCTGCGCCAGCACCGTTTCCCGCAGCAGAGCGTGTACGCGGTCTACCCGCACAGCGCGCAGCCCTCGCCGAAGGTGCGGCAGCTGATTGATTTCCTGCGCGGGTGGTTTGACGGTACACCCGGCTGATGACGCGCCCGCCGGCGCCCTGTCCGGCGAGCGCAGTGGCTGCCTGAACCAGATACGGCCCCTTGCGGGGCCGTATCTTCAAACCATCAGGATCGCGCGGGATCAGCGCAGCACCTGCTCCGCCAGCTGCACGTCCACGCGCTGCAGCGGTTCGGCAGCGGTGCGGCCCAGCTGCACCTGGTAGGTACCGGCCGCGATCTTCCACTGCCGTGCCTGTGCATCGTAGTGGGCCAGCGTCTTCGGCTCGGCCTCGATGCGGATGCGGCGCTGTTCACCCGGCTGCAGGCTGACCTTGTCGAAACCGATCAGGCGTACCGGCGTGGTGTTGCCCGCCGGCAGCTTCAGGTACAGCTGGGCCACATCGGCACCGGCGCGTGCACCGGTGTTGCGGATGTCCACGCTGGCCACCACGCGCGCACCGTCCACACTTACCGTCAGGTTCTCGTAGGCGAAGGAGGTGTAGGACAGGCCATGGCCGAAGGCGAAGGTCGGGGTCAGACCCTTGGCGGCCATCCACTTGTAGCCCACGTTGGCGCCTTCGATATCGAAATTGAACACATCGCCGAACGGCTTGGCCGGCGTGAAGCCCAGGCCGTCGATGTGCGGGCGCGGCAGCTGCGATTCGTCCACCACCCAGGTGACCGGCAGGCGGCCGGACGGGTTGGCCTGGCCGGTCAGCAGCGCGGCGATACCTTCGCCACCGCGGAT
Encoded proteins:
- a CDS encoding LysR family transcriptional regulator, with amino-acid sequence MVSLDRFDVFRAVVEAGSLTAAADRLGLSRAVVSFNLKRLEQELGVPLLLRSTRHLALTEAGEQFLQHCVQALDAAQAAIDAARRDQHQLQGVLRLTTTPEYAQLRLIPALEAFRARHPALLLHLSTSPAPADLIPERFDLAIRLGRLPDSGLHASELEQHPLCAVAAPSLLARLPSADAADDPVQLGTLPRLGYPRLADVPVVAPDGSDALFATNPGNAVVRVDGASSLRAFALAGAGVTVLPRWLIEEDLAHGRLRPVLRQHRFPQQSVYAVYPHSAQPSPKVRQLIDFLRGWFDGTPG
- a CDS encoding MFS transporter, yielding MPSLRLRHEAIFLLVFALDLVNMFIATVAYPALAADLHADIGTLAWVGTAYMLGLSVVIPLAPWLAARCGECRLLLVALLLFAVAAVLAGAAPGIGWLLGWRLLQGLAGGLLIPVAQAAAYRQCTPDQRGALTRRILLVALLVALLVPALAPALGGLLVQWLSWRGVLWASLPLAVVATGLVLAWMPADGTRDAPRLQAYALSTAMLALGALLLALTWLGESGHRSAGAVLLLVALLLAVAHLRDVRRQAQPLLRWSLLSHRGLRLAMLVYLAVPGVFIGSQLVSTLQLHQAGYSAARIGALMLPWALASAMAIAASKRLLARFGPATVLRTGMLLQASGLLSMALLPQPVFALAGLLFALMGAGGSLCSSTAQTLAFHGVEGEALGDASALWNLNRQLSFCLGTAAIALLLALAVHWLPTRATGVALGLAAVLTLLPMVLLRSSQPLTLPRPENA
- a CDS encoding DUF4440 domain-containing protein translates to MEHTAEHEIHVLHDKLQAWFRAEVEADALEDLMAHFCADFSMVGVAGRRLDRLAVQALFVGGHGARPGLCIAIEAVQVVEASAPLAVLRYREGHALATTAPVWRESLAVLRQDGGRWRWLALHEVPVA
- a CDS encoding AraC family transcriptional regulator is translated as MSRYFTFADYRRFGLRHGYDYRADPRDLRDDQWVGRGELHEQILRGGLSLVATDVHNRIGYTATAEERPGLSIRMMLDGQVDVHAPRRPHFTLRAGTAMTSHHREPVAMRGVHPASMRLRGVSLMVPADLDPAIHGCPELQQALRDEQARCRHWAIPHTLLPSLSQLFDSPWQGNLDALWREGLALQILSIGLQADDLDTRVRCLRAGQQARLDRVRDYLQAAPGHDHSLAELAGIACMSASALRRLFVQQYGCSVFDYLHEQRMHHAERGLREDGWSVEQAAAACGYRHPSNFAAAFRKRFGLVPSRWRTGPSKVG
- a CDS encoding CocE/NonD family hydrolase — encoded protein: MRVRAVALAIALTLSGPLFAADTPPMTPDISGKPFVAPDIGRDYDKRVVMVPMRDGTKLYTVIVVPKGARNAPILLTRTPYDAASRAARTDSPRMRDLLPQGDEVFVDGGYIRVFQDIRGKYGSEGDYVMTRPLRGPLNTTQVDHATDAWDTIDWLVKHVPESNGKVGMLGSSYEGFTVVMALTNPHPALKVAAPQSPMVDGWMGDDWLNYGAFRQVNFNYFAMQTEKRGKGTPLPSLGYDDYSTFLRIGSAGDYARFTGVDQLTWWKKLVQHPAYDAFWQGQALDAEMAKTPLKVPTMWLQGLWDQEDMWGANHAYHAMEGRDTGNTLNYLVMGPWRHSQVNYDGAQLGALKFDGDTALQFRRDVLKPFFDQYLVDGAPKADTPPVLIYNTGENHWDRLQGWPRSCDKGCTASSKPLYLRAGGKLAFQAPAAGEGDYEEYVSDPAKPVPFVPRPVRFADRDMWTTWLVKDQRFVDGRPDVLTFITEPLTAPLRIGGAPVVHLQASTSGTDSDWVVKLIDVYPDQEASTPEMGGYELPVSLAIFRGRYRESFSDPRPLAANQVLPYRFDLPNANHTFQKGHRVMVQVQSSLFPLYDRNPQTYVPNIYLAKPGDYQKATQRVWHSAAQASYIDLPVY